GTGGCTCAAAGACTTAATACCGCATACTTTCCGTATTATCTCCTTAATACACGTTGCTTTTAATCACGTCACAACAATGATAGATACTGACAAACAGAATATACATTCGTTTTGCTAGTCAATTGATCAATCATGTAGTTACTCTTAAGTAAGCTTGGGAGGTCAGCATGTCTGCTGTCGACTCTTAACTGTAGCTGAAGTATTCTTGAAGGCATTTACAACTTTGAAATTTCGTGactttgtgcctgttatttgcATCAAAGATGTCACTTTGTAAGCACAAAAAACGAACACCATAATGCGTTGTTCCTGGCGTTCCTTTGCGTCTACAATCCATGCACATGAGTCTATACAAGTCGCAAATGTGACTTTTTGACAACTGACTAGACAAAAGTACAATGGTTTAATATACGGttacttttaattttcaaaaAAAGGTGCATGTGCATTACCCCTTTCTGCTTGACCATGTTTTGTAACTGCTTACTATGAACAAAACATAAAGACTAATACATGCttcatttttaatgttttaccTGCAGTCGACCTGCTGTGCTCCTTGTCAGAACCTGGAAGTATAACAACATCAAAATAAGTTGTTGGTAACAGAGAGACCGACTACCgggcacacagagagacagtaagacggacagacagaaatgTATACAGACAGACGTACTTGCTTTATTGTCCAAGCATACAGGCATGCTCACAGACAAGCGCTGCAATATGGACTGAAAGGGAACAGCAGGTCAACACACATGTCTTGTTTCATAGATAGTTTACGGATAATATAATCTTGTCAAGGAATAATTAACTTATATCTGATGCTCGATGATAAACAGTTTACGTTCGATAAGGTCCAACACATGCAAAAGGACAAAGCTTTGTGCGCATGCAGTCATTTTGTGTCCTCTCCTTGAAGAAGGGAAGTTTGAAAGTAAACGACTGCTTCTCATGAGCGAATTTTACCTGAGCACGATGTTATTACCCTCCCGCTTGCTGCCGAACATGAAGCATTCAATGTGTGTTGACCTGTCGTGCATTTAAGACATAATACTGACAATAAAAGATACATAGGATATCTTAAGTATGCcaccttttcttcttttccatACGACGAAAACAACAGCGGCGATGATTACGGCAACGACAACAGCTCCAACGACACCCCCAATTACAGCAGCGTTTCCTGATGAAGGTTCTTCAGATGGTGGTACTGGAGCTGAAAACATGCCAAGAAATGTCTATATTTCAACTGCACAAAACAGATTAACAAGTTGCCAAGGCGTTGTTTTAACAGGAACACAAAAGGCAGCTTAACATCAGCCAGCCCACTGAAGAGGTGAATGTGgaggagagggtgtgtgtggtgAGGCCGGGAAAGAGATGCTATTTTATTATTAACTTGCCATATCGACCATGAACTGTGCGATTACTTGTCGTTACTTCAAAAGTCAAACCTTAGCTGCACAACCCCGCTGAGATGGTTTGTGTACAAAACGTACAGAATCAATGAAGAAACTTTGCATTATTTATCCCCAACTCAGTGGATGGAGTGGATCGTGTCTCAATCTGTTTTTATAAATTAAAAGGTTTGTAAATTGTTCTGTGTATTTCAAGttgtgctcacacacacacacacacacacacacacacacgcacacatactacacacatacacacacacacacacacacacacacacacacacacacacacacacacagtgcacacgcgcgcgcgcgcacacacgcacacaaatacacacacgcatacacgatGTTTCATATGTATAACTGTAATACTTACCTCTGTATTTGACTTCAAACATGGCATTTGTCATGCCCTGTGTGTTGCTGACATTAACTTGATAGATTCCTGCAGCTTCATCGGATGTGACGTTGTACACAGTTATTGTACACGTCGACTGGTGCACGATCCCGCTCGTTGCTTCACAGCTGCCGTCCATTGTAATACTGTCAGGAAGATTCTTTGGACTGCTTGTTGTATTTTTTGACCGTCCAAGGTAGGAAAAGGTGAGAGTAGATAAAGGGTAGGCAGTAACAGAGAAGGATGTTCCCACTTTTTTATCAATGAAGTTCAATGCCGTTATTGGGCTTGCACTTCGGGGTGAGCCTGTCAAGATATAAATGGGACTAACCAAACATTCCTTACATCGTAGAGGAGAAAAAAGAGCAGAAAAATATAGACACAGTaacagtaaacaaacaaacaaacaaacaaacaaaacaacaaacacacaatcgtACAGATCGACTGTAAAAGTTTTAAAATCGCTGACAACCCAAAAACACATTAAATTGTGGAACATTGAATTTAAAACACATTCGCAGATTTTCCATTGGCGCGACTTTTaagtgaaccccccccccccccccccccaaatctaaacaacaatcATGATGTATCACTGAACCATTCAATTGTAGACTCACACATTCCGGGGGAAAATTAACGGTACACGACGGATACCAAATGTAATAATTATACATCTTTTGTCGCTTTTCATAGAATCAAATCATCAAAAGTGAATTATACTCACAGAGGACATGAAGTGACGCCGTATCTATGACGGCTTGACCATATCCGTTGATTCCTGTACAAGTGTACACTCCACTGTGCTCACACCGGGCAGCAGGCAGGTCAAAGGTCAGAGGTGAAGGGCCAGACCGCAGGGTGGATGTGACGTCAGACAGCGTCATAGTGGAAGGAGGGTTTCCTCCCGTAGCTTTACAGGTGAAGGACACGGTGCTGTTTTCACTGACCGTGACGGGACGGCTTGGGGAGGACGGACTGATGGTCAGTTCTGACGTGGACGGTGGGTCTGGCAATACAAAGCTGATGATGCTGACCTATTTAAGCTCGAGGATTGCATGTTAACATTCTAAAATATTTGCCAAAGTTGTTATTGCAGTAAAGAAGATTGGGAGCCCCAAGGCCCGATAgacggccctatgctccacagggagtctacaggaataagtcaagtcaagtcaaggcCCGATAGATGcaggggaaggagggagggaaggaggcagacagacagacagatgcgtACATCCACACATATGCATTGTTTTTTCAATGCGTCATTGTGGTAATATACTGACTCATGCAGTGTATAACTAATGAACAAAGTCAACTCCGTCAGCAAGCGTTCTAATGTTATTATTTCTCTTTTCATTTAAAAGTGCGTTAATCATCCTGGTGTCGTTTATtatcccccctccctcaccattgtaaaagtcagcgtaaaCAAAGTGTACAGGGTGGCTTCTGTGTAGGGTAAAATCATCACCATCTTTAGGCGGAATAATAATGTCTTTTGGATGATGCAGTTTTAAAGCACAATATGGAAGCAAACATCCTaataaaaagacaacaacaacaacaaacaaacaaacacacaaacacatgttactaaacaaacaaatattcacacagaTTGCACATGAAAGCAtcaaaagcaaagcaaataTAACAGGACATATGTCAACTGGTACAAATCAGCTGCTACTTGTAAAACTATTGATGCATAGACTATGGTTTCTTATGACCAGAAACTGCATGCCTCCATCTTTAGCTGACATGTCTTCCATAGTTCTCGAAAAGCAAATTTACAAGAGATACCAAGTTGATAGCTTATATGGCAGCAAATCATATCTTACATCCGACGCTGGCATTATACACAGTGCTTGTCACCGGCATGTTCGACCAGTCCAGACGACAGCGGAACTGGACGCCGTCATCAGAACGATTCAGTGTCTGACTCAACTCCAGTCTGTTCCCGCCTGGGTCACCACTAGCAATGGTGTCACTGCTACCTCTGAGCCATCGCAGACGTCCCGCTGGTTGACCTACATTGTCTGTTGTGCACGTGCAGGTGACCATGTTGTTCTCTGTTACTCGACCTGATGGCGTGCATGTGATGGTGGGTGTGGACGGGCgacctaaaacacacacacacagggttaTGAAAACAACTTCAGCATGACCAGCATGAGACTAAGATATAAAATAAGACGAACGGGGTATTTTATACCTCTGCCATCGCTCCCGTCTTTTCTATCAGCTTCTAGAGCTTAATCTTCGTGTGATGGCTACTGAATATTGAACGCGGACACTGCTGATATATCAGGAATTGAAAGTAGTTACACTGACGAGCAAGGACTCAGTACAGGAGTACCGCGCTGTATGGGTGGTGTTAAGGGGATGTGGGCGGAGGGCAACTAATCTGCCTCTGTCTTCCTttttctctgcctgtctgttcgtctctctctctctctttctgtctcttcagtctctgtctcactctccgTGAACGCCTCGTGATTGTTCAGTGTAGATGTGCACTATGGCTGTACTTGGGACAGCGAGTCCTGTTGAAGGCATTTGACAGGCGCGAGTAACCTGCATGGATGTATCAGCAGGTCATAGGTATCATAGGCGTCCAAAGTAATGAAGTCATGGATATACAGTTGCTGTACAGACTCGTCAccccaaatcccccccccccctccctcccaagGAAACTTAATTGCCATTTGATTTGGCTACATACAGTTATAGGAAATAGGGATATAACAGACAAAAACCTGTTTCTCTTATTGCCCTAACTGTTCCGTTTGGGTTTCTTAATTATGTCCCCACTCACAAGGAAAACCTTAAAATTTGAAACGGCGTTGTatggaacaggaacaagagactgcgagtaagaagaacaagaacaagataacaatgacaAGTTAGTTAGgtcttgttctttttacattttagtcaaggtttgactaaattttttaacataaagggggaatcgagacgagggttgtgatgtatgtgtgtgtgtgtttgtgtgtgtgtgtgtgtgtgtgtgtgtgtgtgtgtgtgtgtgtgtgtgtgtgtgtgtgtgtgtgtgcgcgtgtgtgttcagcgattcagagaaaactactggaccgatcttcatgacattttacatTAGAGTTCcggggtatgatatccctggacatgtttttcattttttcgataaatgtctttgataacgtcatatccgaatttttgtgaaaattgaggcggcactgtcacgccctcatttttcaatcaaattgattgaaattttggtcaagcaattttcgacaaagtccggactatgtgattgaatttcagcttggcagCGTAAAatttagttaattagtttgctcattaaagttgtcactAAAATCGAGTTTTTACAAAGAGATTtcaaaatgattgcatcgtattcctcaattccccctgaattaaaaaatacatacatatgtcatgtttactctaaaaatgtgccaaGAATGACAGAAAGTAGGTTAAGTAAGCAATGCGTTcgcacgctacgcggagacgagcgtgacccgtctcggtcttttgGTGTGGTTactcgagactatcttaatatagtctcggcgatgactgtatgtttgtttgtttgtttgtttgtttgtttgtttaacgcccagccgaccacgatgggccatatcagggcagtgctgctttgacatataacgtgcgccacacacaagacagatgtcgcagcacaggtttcatgtctcacccagtcacattattctgacaccggaccgaccagtcctagcactaaccccaaaatgccagacgccaggcggagcagccactagattgccaattttaaagtcttaggtatgacccggccggggttcgaacccacgacctcccgatcacggggcggacgccttaccacgaggccaACGAggtctgtatgtttgtgttaatctgttactttaaTGCCGacggcttgactaaatgtttttttattgcTTCACGCCACTTGtatcttcttctcttttttgtcTTTAGTATTTTAGTTGACGAAGACATATGTCGAAACCGGTCCTTTTCCGTAtgtttattgttcgtgtttctggtgagtatattttctttgttatcttgttcttggcTTTGTACGGGTTATGTTTTGACACTATGATTTCTCCTCAAGTTCTTCCGACGCACCACGGCTATGGTTTGATTTCCATCCTATATTCCGGCCCACAGAGTAGCTGCCCACATTTGTAGAGGTAATTTAAATTCGCACAAAGAGCTACAGAGTCGGATTTAGGTTTTAAATTGATAACaattgggtggccgagtggtgacgcacttgcgctcggtagcgagaggttgcgagttcgaccctgggtcagggcgttagcaattttctcccccctttcctaacctaggtggtgggttcaagtgctagtctttcggatgagacgaaaaaccgaggtcccttcgtgtacactacattggggtgtgcacgttaaagatcccacgattgacaaaagggtctttcctggcaaaattgtataggcataaatttttgtttgtttgtttgtttgcttaacgcccagtcgaccacgaagggccatactCAGGGCGGCGCCGCCCTGACAcacaacgtgcgccacacacaagacagaagtcgcagcacaggcctcatgtctcacccagtcacaccactctgacaccggaccaaccagtcccagcaccaACCCCACaacgccagacgccaggcggagcagccaccagattgccaattttaaagtcttaggtatgacccggccggggttcgaacccacgacctcccgatcacggggcggacgccttaccactaggccaaccgtgccggtataggcatagataaaaatgtccaccaaaatacccgtgtgacttggaataataggccgtgaaaagtaggatatgcgccgaaatggctgcgatctgctggccgatgtgaatgcttgatgtattgtgtaaaaaaattccatctcacacggcataaataaatccctgcgccttgaatatgtgcgcgatataaattgcataaaaaaataaaaaaataaaaaatccctgcgcttagaactgtacccacggaatacgcgcgatataagcctcatattgattgattgattgattgatcaacaCACACGAGGAGTGCCTTAGAATTATAGTATGAGCGTTCtatttttaaaattcaaatacTGTGTTGGGCAGTCTTTCGACACAGCATACTaaacagtgtgtttgttttggtaGTGGCAATATCGACAGCGTCGTGTGAACTTGCTAGGTAACAGATTTGACTTCCTGGATCCAACTGTATTTTTATGTCTGGGCGAATGCATACCCCCCAGCATTGAACACAATGTGACGACAGACGGAGGACGGTACTATTGGACACACTCGCCCAACAAAATCCTCTGAATAATTAGCAACGTTACGGGCTAATTTCGAGCTAATTACTGCACGTGTGTCTAAATTACATCTAAATTACAGCAAATGTCCTCTGAACTTTTGAAAGTGCAAATCGCCAGAAAACGTTCCACAAAACCGCCTTAGATTATATAGTAGGCCTTTATGTTACCGTGCCAAAAGGGAATGCTTTGTTttactaaaacaaaaacaaaaataataataacaacaaaaataaacaagtcgcgtaaggcgaaaatacaatatttagtcaagtagctgccatttttcaggaaccgacaaggaataagatgaaagtgtttttaaattgatttggacaatttaatttttttaatattttttatatattttatgttcagagcttgtttttaatccgaatataacatatttatatgtttttggaatcagcaaatgatggagaataagataaacgtaaatttggatcgttttataaatttttattttttttacaattttccgatttttaatgaccaaagtcattaattaatttttaagccaccacgctgaaatgcaataccgaagtccgggctttgtcgaagattacttgaccaaaatttgaaccaatttggttgaaaaatgagggcgtgacagtgccgcctcaactttcacgaaaagccggatatgacgtcatcaaagacatttatcaaaaaaatgaaaaaaacgttcggggatttcatacccaggaactctcatgtcaaatttcataaagatcggtccagtagtttagtctgaatcgctctacacacacacacacacacacgcacacacgcacgcacacacgcacgcacacacgcacatacactacgaccctcgtttcgattccctctcgatgttaaaatatttagtcaaaacttgactaaatataaacaagtcgcgtaaggcgaaaatacaatatttagtcaagtagctgccatttttcagcaagaccgtatactcgtagcatcgtcagtccaccgctcatggcaaaggcagtgaaattgacaagaagagcggggtagtagttgcgctaagaaggatagcacgcttttctgtacctctctttgttttaaatttctgagcgtgtttttaatccaaacatatcatatctatatgtttttggaatcaggaaccgacaaggaataagatgaaagtgtttttaaattgatttggacaatttaattttgataataatttttatatatttaattttcagagcttgtttttaatcccaatataacatatttatatgtttttggaatcagcaaataatggagaataagataaacgtaaatttggatcgttttataaatttttattttttttttacaattttccgatttttaatgaccaaagtcattaattaatttttaagccaccaagctgaaatgcaataccgaagtccgggcttcgtcgaagattacttgaccaaaatttcaaccaatttggttgaaaaatgagggcgtgacagtgccgcctcaactttcacgaaaagccggatatgacgtcatcaaagacatttatcaaaaaaactgaaaaaaacgttcggggatatcatacccgggaactctcatgtcaaatttcataaagatcggtccagtagtttggtctgaatcgctctacacgcacgcacgcacacacacacgcacacacgcacatacatacaccacgaccctcgtttcgattccccctcgatgttaaaatatttagtcaaaacttgactaaatataaaaaagagtaCGGTGAATCTTAACCCGACCGTCTGCtgaatagacctttttcacttaaattttggcgcatgcgctgtgaagtttattgtcagatctaccggaactagggggcaaaaggaaaaatcgacaacgaggcttggtgcaaagttaagtgcggagacgacgaggc
This region of Littorina saxatilis isolate snail1 linkage group LG8, US_GU_Lsax_2.0, whole genome shotgun sequence genomic DNA includes:
- the LOC138974350 gene encoding cell adhesion molecule CEACAM1-like; its protein translation is MVTCTCTTDNVGQPAGRLRWLRGSSDTIASGDPGGNRLELSQTLNRSDDGVQFRCRLDWSNMPVTSTVYNASVGYPPSTSELTISPSSPSRPVTVSENSTVSFTCKATGGNPPSTMTLSDVTSTLRSGPSPLTFDLPAARCEHSGVYTCTGINGYGQAVIDTASLHVLCSPRSASPITALNFIDKKVGTSFSVTAYPLSTLTFSYLGRSKNTTSSPKNLPDSITMDGSCEATSGIVHQSTCTITVYNVTSDEAAGIYQVNVSNTQGMTNAMFEVKYRAPVPPSEEPSSGNAAVIGGVVGAVVVAVIIAAVVFVVWKRRKGSDKEHSRSTAAGRPKNGQGRNSYREMDEPGFTNADPEAPSRPLSFAPMAVNAHVDKIKKNSQAAAAPEANGGQHADVYTQVDKTMKSNQGAAAPETEDNSGHPVDVYAVVEKTKKNQASGAKPKTGTKAAGKPKKEKNNKDKIDESGKCRA